A genomic stretch from Lathyrus oleraceus cultivar Zhongwan6 chromosome 2, CAAS_Psat_ZW6_1.0, whole genome shotgun sequence includes:
- the LOC127118576 gene encoding probable NAD(P)H dehydrogenase (quinone) FQR1-like 3, giving the protein MTITKVYIVYYSLYGHVDTMAREVHKGAASIEGVEATLWRVPEILSDRILEKMKAPPKPDDIADIRPEQLVEADALIFGFPSRFGMMPSQLKAFFDATGELWATQALAGKPAGIFWSTGFYGGGQELSAWTAITQLAHHGMLFVPLGYTFGSGMFEMDEVKGGSAYGAGTFAGDGTRQPTELELQQAFYQGKYIAEIAKKLKS; this is encoded by the exons ATGACTATCACCAAAGTCTACATTGT ATATTATTCATTGTATGGACATGTGGACACTATGGCAAGAGAAGTACACAAGGGAGCAGCTTCAATTGAAGGTGTTGAAGCAACACTCTGGAGG GTACCCGAGATTCTGTCAGATCGAATATTGGAAAAGATGAAAGCCCCTCCTAAACCAGATGATATAGCTGACATCAGACCAGAACAACTTGTGGAAGCAGACGCTTTGATATTTGGTTTTCCTTCTCGTTTCGGTATGATGCCAAGCCAGCTCAAGGCTTTCTTTGATGCTACTGGTGAGTTGTGGGCGACTCAAGCACTCGCAGGCAAACCTGCTGGAATCTTCTGGAGTACTGGATTTTATGGGGGAGGCCAAGAACTGTCGGC ATGGACCGCTATAACTCAGTTAGCTCATCATGGTATGCTTTTTGTTCCTCTTGGATACACTTTTGGCAGTGGCATGTTCGAGATGGATGAGGTAAAAGGAGGCTCGGCGTACGGTGCTGGAACTTTCGCAGGCGATGGAACTCGTCAACCGACGGAGCTAGAGCTTCAGCAGGCCTTTTACCAGGGTAAATACATTGCTGAAATTGCAAAAAAGTTGAAAAGTTAA